Proteins encoded within one genomic window of Oncorhynchus tshawytscha isolate Ot180627B linkage group LG02, Otsh_v2.0, whole genome shotgun sequence:
- the LOC112244858 gene encoding low-density lipoprotein receptor class A domain-containing protein 2-like, whose product MANKGTQLQSLSKVFVLLSIMTVKTNPLETVNVVDFCGQNIQGDGMIVNSHQESKKYYFVTMGTDCHLTMQAASPKDKVQFHFRFFLVYSLLRLAPQSPSPLFPESPESTPVVEQGDPCHAGSYIQFYDGRDKNSPPIGPTLCGKSPPRPVLSTGNHLTLRLVTQGTLPRVDFVGDFTSFRLGFNQSACSSEPYFPCRNGKCIPMSLVCDEKDIDNCGDGSDLEDHLPSGCKGHSAITPVQLPVQQAFKGGLCGPQQTSD is encoded by the exons ATGGCCAACAAGGGGACTCAACTTCAGAGCCTGTCAAAAGTGTTTGTTCTGCTCAGCATAATGACAGTCAAGACCAATCCACTTGAGACGG TCAACGTGGTGGACTTCTGTGGCCAGAACATCCAGGGCGATGGGATGATCGTCAACTCACACCAGGAGTCCAAGAAGTATTACTTTGTCACCATGGGAACGGACTGCCACCTCACCATGCAGGCCGCCTCCCCCAAGGACAAG GTCCAGTTCCACTTCCGCTTCTTCCTGGTCTACAGCCTGCTTCGTTTAGCTCCCCAAAGTCCATCCCCCCTCTTCCCTGAGTCCCCTGAGTCGACTCCAGTGGTGGAGCAAGGGGACCCATGTCATGCGGGATCATACATTCAGTTCTATGACGGGCGGGACAAGAACTCGCCTCCTATTGGACCAACGCTGTGTGGGAAGAGCCCACCTCGCCCGGTGCTGTCCACAGGGAATCACCTGACCCTGCGTCTGGTGACCCAAGGTACCCTGCCTCGAGTGGATTTCGTGGGGGACTTCACCTCCTTCAGACTGG gttttaaccaatcagcgtGCAGCAGTGAGCCTTACTTCCCATGTCGGAATGGGAAGTGTATCCCCATGAGTCTGGTGTGTGATGAAAAGGACATTGATAACTGTGGGGACGGGAGTGACTTGGAGGATCACCTGCCCTCAGGGTGCAAAGGTCACTCAGCTATCACACCTGTGCAGCTACCTGTTCAACAGGCCTTTAAAGGTGGTCTATGTGGCCCCCAACAAACTTCAGACTAA
- the usp48 gene encoding ubiquitin carboxyl-terminal hydrolase 48 isoform X1, whose amino-acid sequence MAPRVQLEKAAWRWVESVRPEDIQREHIEIAYRICVPACKRGACRRNCKGNPNCLVGIGEHAWLGEIDENTFHNIDDPNSERRDKNTFVGLTNLGATCYVNTFLQVWFHNLELRRTLYLCQNARAEEHNMDSDYEPRSICEHLQYLFALLQNSNRRYIDPSGLVKALGLDTGQQQDAQEFSKLFLSLLEDTLSKQKNPNLHNVIQQQFCGQMSYVTVCNQCGRASPLPSRFYELELNIQGHKNLTECVTEFLKEEKLDGDNRYFCESCQSKQNAARRIKLHSLPRVLNLQLMRFVFDRQTGHKKKLNTFISFPEQLDMGPFLEEKEDEKCVYELSAVLIHRGVSAYSGHYIAHVRDARTSDWYKFNDEEIEKMEGKKLQLGIEEDIAETVKSQTRKPKCSKGYHCSRNAYMLVYKCQREEDTDPMETNVEVPGFLGRLVDRDNRKFEEWCLEMADMRKQSVDKGKAKHEEVKELYELLPAEDGQEYEFVPLEWLKKWLDDSTVTKEIDNGNFLCSHGKLHPDKVGEAKRISVKAAELLFDKYGGGPRLDGSTLCEECVGQRCRVLRLKNQLAEDYKEVTNLVKCPPKSDEGYWAGKTSLRSWRQLALEQLEEDEEETKHSNGKTNGEGPEITATKEYGPENLDGDEEEMKTFNEDILCRHGGLSILESERRLVTEEVWSKLRVYFPKAPQFTQLQEPCQQCLRLEREGKENEALNRMMASEQKSSLLNLFQEKNRPTLTKWPQETDILYIVPLFFVDEWRRFIRRPTKTTPVSSVGNSLLLCPHRGFMFTFDSMLKGDAQHIALLWPDEWEVISRHFLVDQPISICRISGATPNGSSVEYTTQPELCRDCREGFIFQQQRDMREYAQATVYVRKVIDDKRLKDAAPEMNVSGSEAEDEREEPVAKVDGERDPDFSQSEDGAKRQKLSDGTVSAAASPTPMASGGKSGIRRSTRHRKLRGEKALIVSANQTLKELKIQIMHAFSVAPFDQNLSIDGRCLTDDSATLGSLGVIPESVICLKADEPIADFAAMDDVYQVCMPEEGFKGTGLLGH is encoded by the exons ATGGCGCCTCGCGTACAGCTTGAGAAAGCAGCCTGGCGCTGGGTCGAGTCGGTGAGACCAGAGGACATACAACGGGAACATATTGAGATAGCTTACCGAATCTGTGTACCGGCGTGCAAGAGGGGAGCATGCAG GAGGAATTGCAAAGGGAACCCAAATTGTCTTGTCGGTATTGGGGAACATGCCTGGTTGGGAGAGATTGACGAGAACACCTTCCACAACATTGACGATCCTAACTCGGAGCGCCGGGACAAG AACACGTTTGTGGGTCTGACAAACCTGGGCGCCACATGTTACGTCAACACCTTTCTGCAGGTGTGGTTCCACAACCTGGAGCTGCGTAGGACCCTGTACCTGTGTCAGAACGCCAGGGCAGAGGAGCACAACATGGACTCAG ACTACGAGCCTCGCAGCATATGTGAACACCTGCAGTACCTGTTTGCACTTCTACAGAACAGCAACAGAAGGTACATCGACCCCTCAGGGCTGGTCAAGGCTCTGGGGCTGGACACAGGACAACAGCAG GACGCTCAAGAGTTTTCCAAGCTCTTCCTCTCGCTATTGGAGGACACCTTATCCAAACAGAAGAACCCAAACCTGCATAATGTCATCCAGCAGCAGTTCTGTGGCCAGATGTCTTACGTCACTGT GTGTAACCAGTGTGGTCGTGCTTCACCTCTGCCGTCCCGATTCTACGAACTGGAGCTCAACATCCAGGGCCACAAGAACCTTACAGAATGTGTCACCGAGTTCCTCAAG GAGGAGAAGTTGGATGGTGACAACCGCTACTTCTGTGAAAGCTGCCAGAGCAAACAGAACGCCGCTCGACGCATCAAACTGCACAGCCTCCCACGGGTACTCAACCTGCAGCTCATGCGTTTCGTTTTCGACAG ACAAACAGGTCACAAGAAGAAGCTCAACACCTTCATCAGTTTCCCAGAGCAGCTGGACATGGGCCCGTTTCTGGAGGAAAAAG AAGATGAGAAGTGTGTGTACGAGCTGAGTGCGGTCCTGATCCACCGCGGGGTCAGCGCCTACTCGGGTCACTACATCGCCCACGTGCGAGACGCCCGCACCAGCGACTGGTACAAGTTCAACGACGAGGAGATTGAGAAGATGGAAGGCAAAAAGCTACAGCTGGGCATCGAGGAGGACATCG CCGAGACGGTGAAGTCCCAGACCCGTAAGCCCAAGTGCAGTAAAGGATATCACTGCTCCAGAAATGCCTACATGCTTGTGTACAAAtgccagagagaggaggacactGACCCCATGGAGACCAACGTTGAGGTGCCAG GCTTTCTGGGGAGGCTGGTGGACCGAGACAACAGGAAGTTTGAAGAGTGGTGCCTGGAAATGGCCGACATGCGCAAGCAGAGCGTCGACAAGGGCAAGGCCAAGCACGAAGAGGTGAAGGAACTCTACGAGCTTTTACCTGCGGAAGACG gcCAAGAGTATGAGTTTGTGCCTCTGGAGTGGCTGAAGAAATGGCTGGATGACTCGACGGTCACCAAAGAAATCGACAACGGCAACTTCCTGTGTTCTCACGGTAAACTGCACCCAGACAAGGTGGGGGAGGCCAAGAGGATCTCCGTCAAAGCTGCAGAGCTTCTCTTCGACAAATATGGAGGAGGACCCAGGCTAGATG GCTCAACTCTCTGTGAGGAATGTGTGGGGCAGAGATGCAGGGTGCTGCGGCTAAAGAACCAGCTGGCCGAGGATTACAAAGAAGTCACCAACCTTGTCAAGTGCCCGCCCAAAAG TGATGAGGGGTACTGGGCGGGCAAGACGTCTCTGCGGAGCTGGAGACAGTTGGCCTTGGAGCAgctggaggaggatgaggaggagaccaAACACAGCAACGGCAAAACCAACGGAGAGGGACCAGAGATCACTGCTACTAAAG AGTACGGCCCAGAGAACCTGGACGGAGACGAGGAGGAAATGAAGACCTTCAACGAGGACATCCTCTGTCGGCATGGCGGTCTGAGTATCCTGGAGAGCGAGCGGCGGCTGgtgactgaggaggtgtggtccAAACTGAGAGTGTACTTCCCCAAAGCCCCCCAGTTCACCCAGCTACAGGAGCCCTGTCAGCAGTGCCTG aggctggagcgagaggggaaggagaaTGAGGCTCTGAACAGGATGATGGCGTCAGAACAGAAGAGCTCCTTACTCAACCTCTTCCAGGAGAAGAACAGGCCCACACTCACCAAGTGGCCACAG GAGACAGATATTCTCTACATAGTTCCTCTGTTCTTTGTAGACGAGTGGAGAAGGTTCATCAG GAGGCCCACTAAGACCACCCCAGTGTCAAGCGTAGGGAACAGTTTGCTCCTATGTCCACATAGAGGCTTCATGTTCACCTTCGACTCCATGTTAAAGGGAGACGCCCAACA TATAGCTCTTCTCTGGCCCGACGAATGGGAGGTGATCAGCAGACACTTCCTGGTTGATCAGCCAATCTCCATCTGCCGGATCAGCGGGGCCACACCCAACGGCTCCAGTGTGGAGTACACCACCCAGCCTG agttATGTAGGGACTGCAGAGAAGGCTTCATTTTCCAGCAGCAGAGGGACATGAGAGAGTATGCACAAGCCACAGTCTACGTGCGCAAGGTCATAGACGACAAGAGG TTGAAGGATGCAGCTCCTGAGATGAATGTGAGCGGGTCGGAggcagaggatgagagggaggagccTGTTGCTAAGGTGGATGGAGAGCGAGACCCTGATTTCAGCCAG TCAGAGGACGGGGCAAAGCGTCAGAAGCTGAGTGACGGCACCGTCAGTGCTGCCGCAAGTCCCACCCCCATGGCCAGTGGTGGCAAATCGGGGATCAGGAGGAGCACGAGGCACAGGAAGCTCCGGGGAGAAAAAGCACTCATCGTCTCAGCCAATCAGACGCTCAAGGAGTTGAAAATACAG ATCATGCACGCCTTCTCCGTGGCCCCGTTTGATCAGAACCTGTCGATCGACGGCCGGTGTCTTACGGACGATTCTGCCACCCTCGGCAGCCTAGGAGTCATCCCAGAGAGCGTCATCTGTCTGAAG GCTGATGAACCAATAGCAGATTTTGCAGCAATGGATGATGTTTATCAGG TGTGTATGCCTGAAGAAGGATTCAAAG
- the usp48 gene encoding ubiquitin carboxyl-terminal hydrolase 48 isoform X2 — MAPRVQLEKAAWRWVESVRPEDIQREHIEIAYRICVPACKRGACRRNCKGNPNCLVGIGEHAWLGEIDENTFHNIDDPNSERRDKNTFVGLTNLGATCYVNTFLQVWFHNLELRRTLYLCQNARAEEHNMDSDYEPRSICEHLQYLFALLQNSNRRYIDPSGLVKALGLDTGQQQDAQEFSKLFLSLLEDTLSKQKNPNLHNVIQQQFCGQMSYVTVCNQCGRASPLPSRFYELELNIQGHKNLTECVTEFLKEEKLDGDNRYFCESCQSKQNAARRIKLHSLPRVLNLQLMRFVFDRQTGHKKKLNTFISFPEQLDMGPFLEEKDEKCVYELSAVLIHRGVSAYSGHYIAHVRDARTSDWYKFNDEEIEKMEGKKLQLGIEEDIAETVKSQTRKPKCSKGYHCSRNAYMLVYKCQREEDTDPMETNVEVPGFLGRLVDRDNRKFEEWCLEMADMRKQSVDKGKAKHEEVKELYELLPAEDGQEYEFVPLEWLKKWLDDSTVTKEIDNGNFLCSHGKLHPDKVGEAKRISVKAAELLFDKYGGGPRLDGSTLCEECVGQRCRVLRLKNQLAEDYKEVTNLVKCPPKSDEGYWAGKTSLRSWRQLALEQLEEDEEETKHSNGKTNGEGPEITATKEYGPENLDGDEEEMKTFNEDILCRHGGLSILESERRLVTEEVWSKLRVYFPKAPQFTQLQEPCQQCLRLEREGKENEALNRMMASEQKSSLLNLFQEKNRPTLTKWPQETDILYIVPLFFVDEWRRFIRRPTKTTPVSSVGNSLLLCPHRGFMFTFDSMLKGDAQHIALLWPDEWEVISRHFLVDQPISICRISGATPNGSSVEYTTQPELCRDCREGFIFQQQRDMREYAQATVYVRKVIDDKRLKDAAPEMNVSGSEAEDEREEPVAKVDGERDPDFSQSEDGAKRQKLSDGTVSAAASPTPMASGGKSGIRRSTRHRKLRGEKALIVSANQTLKELKIQIMHAFSVAPFDQNLSIDGRCLTDDSATLGSLGVIPESVICLKADEPIADFAAMDDVYQVCMPEEGFKGTGLLGH, encoded by the exons ATGGCGCCTCGCGTACAGCTTGAGAAAGCAGCCTGGCGCTGGGTCGAGTCGGTGAGACCAGAGGACATACAACGGGAACATATTGAGATAGCTTACCGAATCTGTGTACCGGCGTGCAAGAGGGGAGCATGCAG GAGGAATTGCAAAGGGAACCCAAATTGTCTTGTCGGTATTGGGGAACATGCCTGGTTGGGAGAGATTGACGAGAACACCTTCCACAACATTGACGATCCTAACTCGGAGCGCCGGGACAAG AACACGTTTGTGGGTCTGACAAACCTGGGCGCCACATGTTACGTCAACACCTTTCTGCAGGTGTGGTTCCACAACCTGGAGCTGCGTAGGACCCTGTACCTGTGTCAGAACGCCAGGGCAGAGGAGCACAACATGGACTCAG ACTACGAGCCTCGCAGCATATGTGAACACCTGCAGTACCTGTTTGCACTTCTACAGAACAGCAACAGAAGGTACATCGACCCCTCAGGGCTGGTCAAGGCTCTGGGGCTGGACACAGGACAACAGCAG GACGCTCAAGAGTTTTCCAAGCTCTTCCTCTCGCTATTGGAGGACACCTTATCCAAACAGAAGAACCCAAACCTGCATAATGTCATCCAGCAGCAGTTCTGTGGCCAGATGTCTTACGTCACTGT GTGTAACCAGTGTGGTCGTGCTTCACCTCTGCCGTCCCGATTCTACGAACTGGAGCTCAACATCCAGGGCCACAAGAACCTTACAGAATGTGTCACCGAGTTCCTCAAG GAGGAGAAGTTGGATGGTGACAACCGCTACTTCTGTGAAAGCTGCCAGAGCAAACAGAACGCCGCTCGACGCATCAAACTGCACAGCCTCCCACGGGTACTCAACCTGCAGCTCATGCGTTTCGTTTTCGACAG ACAAACAGGTCACAAGAAGAAGCTCAACACCTTCATCAGTTTCCCAGAGCAGCTGGACATGGGCCCGTTTCTGGAGGAAAAAG ATGAGAAGTGTGTGTACGAGCTGAGTGCGGTCCTGATCCACCGCGGGGTCAGCGCCTACTCGGGTCACTACATCGCCCACGTGCGAGACGCCCGCACCAGCGACTGGTACAAGTTCAACGACGAGGAGATTGAGAAGATGGAAGGCAAAAAGCTACAGCTGGGCATCGAGGAGGACATCG CCGAGACGGTGAAGTCCCAGACCCGTAAGCCCAAGTGCAGTAAAGGATATCACTGCTCCAGAAATGCCTACATGCTTGTGTACAAAtgccagagagaggaggacactGACCCCATGGAGACCAACGTTGAGGTGCCAG GCTTTCTGGGGAGGCTGGTGGACCGAGACAACAGGAAGTTTGAAGAGTGGTGCCTGGAAATGGCCGACATGCGCAAGCAGAGCGTCGACAAGGGCAAGGCCAAGCACGAAGAGGTGAAGGAACTCTACGAGCTTTTACCTGCGGAAGACG gcCAAGAGTATGAGTTTGTGCCTCTGGAGTGGCTGAAGAAATGGCTGGATGACTCGACGGTCACCAAAGAAATCGACAACGGCAACTTCCTGTGTTCTCACGGTAAACTGCACCCAGACAAGGTGGGGGAGGCCAAGAGGATCTCCGTCAAAGCTGCAGAGCTTCTCTTCGACAAATATGGAGGAGGACCCAGGCTAGATG GCTCAACTCTCTGTGAGGAATGTGTGGGGCAGAGATGCAGGGTGCTGCGGCTAAAGAACCAGCTGGCCGAGGATTACAAAGAAGTCACCAACCTTGTCAAGTGCCCGCCCAAAAG TGATGAGGGGTACTGGGCGGGCAAGACGTCTCTGCGGAGCTGGAGACAGTTGGCCTTGGAGCAgctggaggaggatgaggaggagaccaAACACAGCAACGGCAAAACCAACGGAGAGGGACCAGAGATCACTGCTACTAAAG AGTACGGCCCAGAGAACCTGGACGGAGACGAGGAGGAAATGAAGACCTTCAACGAGGACATCCTCTGTCGGCATGGCGGTCTGAGTATCCTGGAGAGCGAGCGGCGGCTGgtgactgaggaggtgtggtccAAACTGAGAGTGTACTTCCCCAAAGCCCCCCAGTTCACCCAGCTACAGGAGCCCTGTCAGCAGTGCCTG aggctggagcgagaggggaaggagaaTGAGGCTCTGAACAGGATGATGGCGTCAGAACAGAAGAGCTCCTTACTCAACCTCTTCCAGGAGAAGAACAGGCCCACACTCACCAAGTGGCCACAG GAGACAGATATTCTCTACATAGTTCCTCTGTTCTTTGTAGACGAGTGGAGAAGGTTCATCAG GAGGCCCACTAAGACCACCCCAGTGTCAAGCGTAGGGAACAGTTTGCTCCTATGTCCACATAGAGGCTTCATGTTCACCTTCGACTCCATGTTAAAGGGAGACGCCCAACA TATAGCTCTTCTCTGGCCCGACGAATGGGAGGTGATCAGCAGACACTTCCTGGTTGATCAGCCAATCTCCATCTGCCGGATCAGCGGGGCCACACCCAACGGCTCCAGTGTGGAGTACACCACCCAGCCTG agttATGTAGGGACTGCAGAGAAGGCTTCATTTTCCAGCAGCAGAGGGACATGAGAGAGTATGCACAAGCCACAGTCTACGTGCGCAAGGTCATAGACGACAAGAGG TTGAAGGATGCAGCTCCTGAGATGAATGTGAGCGGGTCGGAggcagaggatgagagggaggagccTGTTGCTAAGGTGGATGGAGAGCGAGACCCTGATTTCAGCCAG TCAGAGGACGGGGCAAAGCGTCAGAAGCTGAGTGACGGCACCGTCAGTGCTGCCGCAAGTCCCACCCCCATGGCCAGTGGTGGCAAATCGGGGATCAGGAGGAGCACGAGGCACAGGAAGCTCCGGGGAGAAAAAGCACTCATCGTCTCAGCCAATCAGACGCTCAAGGAGTTGAAAATACAG ATCATGCACGCCTTCTCCGTGGCCCCGTTTGATCAGAACCTGTCGATCGACGGCCGGTGTCTTACGGACGATTCTGCCACCCTCGGCAGCCTAGGAGTCATCCCAGAGAGCGTCATCTGTCTGAAG GCTGATGAACCAATAGCAGATTTTGCAGCAATGGATGATGTTTATCAGG TGTGTATGCCTGAAGAAGGATTCAAAG